AGTTTTCATGTTTCGAAGGATATAGAACTATCGAACGGATGTCAAGCGGGATTCTTGAACGAGCGCGAGATCCAGTAGAACGCGGCCGCCGCCACGGCCAGCATCCCCAACCCCGCGCCGGTGAAACCGAAAATAACTTTTCCGATGCCGAAGAGGGTCGCGTAGACGGCGACGATGCCGGCGATCCAGTTCGTCCACGCGAGCGCCCCGCCGGGAATAGGCTCGCGTCCGAATCCGAGCCGCGCCGACACCGTCGCCCAGCCGGGGCCGCCGGGACGCACGCGCCGGTAGAAGGCGTCGAGCACCGAGTCGGGCTCCGGGCGCGTGAGGAGCGTCACCGTCAGCCACACGGCTGTGCTGCAGGCGACTGTCACCAGCATCACAGTCGCGGTCGCGTTGGGATCGTTCGCGGCGAACCGCGGCTTGATGAAGGCGAAGCCGAGCAGGCTGATCACGAAGCTCGCCACCGTGGCGGAGATCTCGCTCCACGCGTTGATGCGCCACCAGTACCAGCGCAGGATCAGCACGAGCCCCGTACCGGCGCCGAGCGCCAGAAGAAGCTCCCACGCTTTCTCGACGCTCGAGAGCTGGGAGGTGACGGCGATCGACCCGAGGAAGAGGAGGACCGTCGCGGCGCGGGAGACGGCGACGTAGTGCGCCTGGCTCGCGTCCCGCTTCACGAAGCGCTTGTAGAAGTCGTTGACGAGGTACGACGCGCCCCAGTTGAGGTGCGTCGCGACGGTGCTCATGTACGCGGCGGCGAAGCCGGCGAGCATGAAGCCGCGCCACGGCGTCGGCAGGAGGTCCACGAACGCCTGGACGTAACCGGCTTCTCTATCTTGAAGACTCGGGTAGAGGATGACGGTGGCGAGGCCGGTGACGATCCACGGCCACGGCCGCAGCGCGTAGTGCGCGATCTGGAAGAAGAGCGTGGCGAGCACGCCGTCCCTCTCCGTCCGCGCGCTGAAGATGCGCTGGGCAATGTAGCCGCCGCCTCCCGGCTCGGCGCCCGGGTACCACGCCGCCCACCACTGGACCGACAGGTAGACGCCCAGGGTGAGGAGCGGCATCCAGGCGTAGGCGTGAAGGCCGGTGGCCGTCGCGCTCACCGGAAGGACGGACAGCGCCGCCGCCTCGCTCCCGAAGTGCTGGACCAGCTTGATCTTCATGACGTCGATGCCGCCGACCGCGCGCACCGCGTAGACCGCGAGGACGATGACGGCGCTCATCTTGATGACGAACTGGACGAGGTCGGTCCACAGCACGGCCCACATCCCCGCGGCCACCGCGTAGACGGCGGTGATCGCGAAGCAGATGCCCACGGCGACGACCTCGCCGCTCACCGTCATCCCGGCGATCGTCACGTCCCGCAGGCCGAGCGAGATCGTCAGGATCTTGATCATCGCCCGCGTGACCCAGCCGAGGATGATGAGGTTGATCGGGATGGCGAGGTAGAGCGCGCGGAAGCCGCGAAGGAAAGCCGCGGGCCGTCCGCCGTAACGCACCTCGGCCAGCTCGGCGTCCGTCATGACTTCGGCCCGGCGCCAGAGCCGGGCGAAGAAGAAGACGGTCAGCATCCCGCTCATCACGAAGTTCCACCAGAGCCAGTTTCCCGCGACACCCTTGGTGGCGACGAGCGCCGCGACGACGAGCGGCGTGTCGGCGGCAAAGGTCGTGGCGACCATCGCCGTGCCGGCGAGCCACCACGGCACCTGGCGCCCGGAGAGAAAGTACTCGTCGAGGCTCTTGCCGCCGCGCTTCGTGAAGAAGAGCCCGATCGCGGTGCAGAAGAGGAAGTACGCGGCGACGATCGCCCAGTCGAGCGGGGTGATGGTCATGGCGCGATCACGCGGAGGCGCCGCAGCTCGGTGATGCCGGCGGCGTCGTAGCCGAGGCCGCGGAGGATCTCGTCCGTGTGCTCGCCCAGCTCGGGCGCGCGGCCTGCCGGGACCTTCGGTTGCCCGGCCACGAAGACCGGGTTGCTGACCGTGCGGAAGGGGCCCTCGGCCATGGGGACGATGACCTCGGCCGCGGTCATCTGCTGATCGTCCTTGACGTCTTCGATGCGCGCGATGGGTCCGAAGGTGACGCCGTAGGACTTGAGGCGCTCGCGCCACCCGGCCCAGTCCCGCGAGGCGAAGACGGCGTCGAGGATGGCGACGAGCTCCGCGGCATTGGCCTGGCGTGACTCGAAGGTGGCGAAGCGCGGGTCGGAGGCGAGCTCAGGCCTCTCGATGGCGCGGGTGAAGGGCTCCCATCCTTTTTCGGCACGCAGCACTGTCAGGATGAACCAGCGGTCGTCCTTGCAGCGGTAGAAGTTGATGATCGGGTTGCGGCACCCCTCGCGCGGCATCCGCTCCGGGAACTTGGCGTCACAGAGCGAGGCCTGGATGAGCGTCGAGTTGGCCCAGGCGCCGCTCGCCATGAGCGAGGTGGAAACCTTGGCGCCCCGGCCGGTCTTCTCGCGCTGGTAGAGCGCCAGCATGACGGCGCCGAAGAGCACCATGCCCGTCGGGTGGTCGCCCATGCCCGGCATCGAGTGGGACGGCGGGCCGTCCGGGGCGTGCACGAGGTCCATCAGCCCGGAGCGCGCCCACCAGGCGTTGATGTCGAAGCCGGGCTTGTTGGCCTCTTCGCCGACTTCCCCGTAGCCCGTGACGAGCGCGTAGACGAGCCGTGGGTTGAGGGGCTTGAGCTCTTCATAGGTGAGACGGAGTCGCGCGAGCACGGCGGGAGGGAAGTTGGTGACGAGGACGTCGGCGCGCGCCGCCAGCCTGAGGAAGGCCTCCCGCCCCTCGGGCTTGCTGAGGTCCACGGCGAGGCTCTTCTTGTTGCGCGAGTCGAGCAGCCAGGAGTAGTTGTGCTCGCTCACGGGCAGCCCCGGCAGCTCGCCGAGCCGCCGGTTCGGGTCGCCCCCGTCGGGCGTTTCGACCTTGATCACCTCGGCGCCGAAGTCGGACATGACGGTGGCGGCGGACGGGCCGGCGAGAAAGCTGCCGACGTCCAGCACGAGGATGCCGTCGAGGGCGCGCGGTGAAGGGCTCATCGTGGAGCGATTGAGGACGTTACGGCCGAGAGCGCGCGGATGTCAAGCGAAGCGCCAGCCGTCGAGCGCTCGCGGGTTCTTCGGGATGATGCGCAGCGGCAGGTCGCGAGGGCCGAGGATGCCCGCGTCGAGGAGCGGCTGAGCGCCTCGCCCGAGCGACGAGCGTCTGAGCGACGGCATGGTCGAGAGTCGGCTCGCGAGGGCGTGGGCTTGGGCGGGAAGCGTGACGACGCCGCCGGGGAGCCAGAGAGGGAAGTCGCCGCGCTTCCGGTCAACCGGACCCGCGAAGACTGGCACCTGTGTCCAGAGCCTGTCCCGGCTCGCGCGCGGGATGGGCTCGGCACGACCGGCCGCAACGTCCCATATCGTGATGGCCGCCGCAGCGCGGGCGCCCGTGAGCGCTTTCTTGCGCGTCTTCCAGGTGAGCGACAGCGCGAGCGAGCGTCCGTGGCAGAGGACGCGGTGTGGAGTCCGCGGCGGCATGTAGAAGAGCGAGCCGGGCTCGAGGTGGCGAGTGGTCCAGCCGCGGCCGATCATCCTGGATTCGTCGAGATCCGCGCTCGTGCCCCGCGGAACCTGCGGCCCCGTCGTCACCGTGCGCCGTCCTTCGAGCTGCACCCAGACGCTGTCCACTTCGCCGTCGTGGTGGAGCCCCATGCCCTGGCGGGCTTTGCCGTTAACGAGGAAGAGAAAGGAGGTCTCCTCCCGGCCCGGGCCGAAGAACGTCGCACGGAGCGCCGCCATGAGACGCGCCACGCGCGGCAGCACCTGGTGGACCTGCGGCATGTAGATCGTGGCGCCCGCGGCGAAGGCGCGAGCGATCTGCGCGTGGGTAGGCCGCCGCTGGTAGGTCCGCTCTGCCGCGATCTGGACGGGAAGGCCGGAGCGGGCCAGCCCTATCGCCTCGCGAAAAGACGGCGCGAGCGCTGTGCTGTTACTTCTTCGAGGCGGCGTAGCGCTTCTCGACGTAGTCGTCGAGAATCTCGAGGAACTCGGCGACGATCCTGTCGCCCTTCAGCGTGAGCTTGAGCGCGCCGTCCACGAAGACGGGCGCCTTGGGCTCCTCGAAGGTGCCGGGCAGCGAGATGCCGATGTTGGCGTGCTTGCTCTCGCCGGGGCCGTTGACGACGCACCCCATCACCGCGACCTTGAGCTCTTCGACGCCCGCGTACTTCGACTTCCACACCGGCATCTGGTCGCGGAGGTAGGTCTGGATCTCCTCGGCCATCTCCTGGAAGAAGGTCGAGGTCGTGCGCCCGCAGCCGGGGCAGGCCGTCACCTGCGGCAGGAAGCTCCTGAGCCCCATGGACTGGAGGATCTGCTGGGCGACCAGCACCTCTTCCGTTCTGTCGCCGCCGGGCTTGGGGGTGAGCGACACGCGGATCGTGTCGCCGAGTCCCTCCTGAAGCAGGATCGAGAGCCCGGCGGAGCTGGCGACGATGCCCTTGGCGCCCATGCCCGCTTCGGTCAGCCCAAGGTGCAGGGGATAGTCGGAGCGCGGCGCCAGCATCCGGTAGACGTCCACCAGGTCCTGGACGCCCGAGACCTTCGCCGAGAGGATGATGCGGTCGTGGGCCAGGCCCGTCTGCTCGGCCAGCTCGGCCGACTGAATGGCGCTCTCGACCATGGCGTTCATGGTCACGTCGCGCGCGGAGAGCGGCTCGCGCAGCTTGGAGTTCGCGTCCATCATCTCGGTCAGCAGGTTCTGGTCGAGGCTGCCCCAGTTGACGCCGATGCGCACGGGCTTGCCGTTGTCCACGGCGACCTTGACGATGGCGGTGAAGTTGTCGTCGTGGTGCTTGCCGCCGACGTTGCCCGGGTTGATGCGGTACTTGGCGAGCGCCTTCGCGCAGGCGGGATACTTGGTCAGGAGCACGTGGCCGTTGTAGTGGAAGTCGCCGATGACGGGCGCCTGCACCTGCTTGACGATCTCGGGGACGGCCCGCGCCGC
This genomic stretch from Candidatus Methylomirabilota bacterium harbors:
- a CDS encoding sodium:solute symporter family protein; the protein is MTITPLDWAIVAAYFLFCTAIGLFFTKRGGKSLDEYFLSGRQVPWWLAGTAMVATTFAADTPLVVAALVATKGVAGNWLWWNFVMSGMLTVFFFARLWRRAEVMTDAELAEVRYGGRPAAFLRGFRALYLAIPINLIILGWVTRAMIKILTISLGLRDVTIAGMTVSGEVVAVGICFAITAVYAVAAGMWAVLWTDLVQFVIKMSAVIVLAVYAVRAVGGIDVMKIKLVQHFGSEAAALSVLPVSATATGLHAYAWMPLLTLGVYLSVQWWAAWYPGAEPGGGGYIAQRIFSARTERDGVLATLFFQIAHYALRPWPWIVTGLATVILYPSLQDREAGYVQAFVDLLPTPWRGFMLAGFAAAYMSTVATHLNWGASYLVNDFYKRFVKRDASQAHYVAVSRAATVLLFLGSIAVTSQLSSVEKAWELLLALGAGTGLVLILRWYWWRINAWSEISATVASFVISLLGFAFIKPRFAANDPNATATVMLVTVACSTAVWLTVTLLTRPEPDSVLDAFYRRVRPGGPGWATVSARLGFGREPIPGGALAWTNWIAGIVAVYATLFGIGKVIFGFTGAGLGMLAVAAAAFYWISRSFKNPA
- a CDS encoding CoA transferase, whose product is MSPSPRALDGILVLDVGSFLAGPSAATVMSDFGAEVIKVETPDGGDPNRRLGELPGLPVSEHNYSWLLDSRNKKSLAVDLSKPEGREAFLRLAARADVLVTNFPPAVLARLRLTYEELKPLNPRLVYALVTGYGEVGEEANKPGFDINAWWARSGLMDLVHAPDGPPSHSMPGMGDHPTGMVLFGAVMLALYQREKTGRGAKVSTSLMASGAWANSTLIQASLCDAKFPERMPREGCRNPIINFYRCKDDRWFILTVLRAEKGWEPFTRAIERPELASDPRFATFESRQANAAELVAILDAVFASRDWAGWRERLKSYGVTFGPIARIEDVKDDQQMTAAEVIVPMAEGPFRTVSNPVFVAGQPKVPAGRAPELGEHTDEILRGLGYDAAGITELRRLRVIAP
- a CDS encoding cupin domain-containing protein, whose product is MPQVHQVLPRVARLMAALRATFFGPGREETSFLFLVNGKARQGMGLHHDGEVDSVWVQLEGRRTVTTGPQVPRGTSADLDESRMIGRGWTTRHLEPGSLFYMPPRTPHRVLCHGRSLALSLTWKTRKKALTGARAAAAITIWDVAAGRAEPIPRASRDRLWTQVPVFAGPVDRKRGDFPLWLPGGVVTLPAQAHALASRLSTMPSLRRSSLGRGAQPLLDAGILGPRDLPLRIIPKNPRALDGWRFA
- the ispG gene encoding flavodoxin-dependent (E)-4-hydroxy-3-methylbut-2-enyl-diphosphate synthase; translation: MSFSRRRKTVLVDVGGVTVGSERPIVVQSMTNTDTADIAGTVAQVNALHAAGSELVRVTVNNDAAARAVPEIVKQVQAPVIGDFHYNGHVLLTKYPACAKALAKYRINPGNVGGKHHDDNFTAIVKVAVDNGKPVRIGVNWGSLDQNLLTEMMDANSKLREPLSARDVTMNAMVESAIQSAELAEQTGLAHDRIILSAKVSGVQDLVDVYRMLAPRSDYPLHLGLTEAGMGAKGIVASSAGLSILLQEGLGDTIRVSLTPKPGGDRTEEVLVAQQILQSMGLRSFLPQVTACPGCGRTTSTFFQEMAEEIQTYLRDQMPVWKSKYAGVEELKVAVMGCVVNGPGESKHANIGISLPGTFEEPKAPVFVDGALKLTLKGDRIVAEFLEILDDYVEKRYAASKK